A single window of Synechococcus sp. C9 DNA harbors:
- the glgP gene encoding alpha-glucan family phosphorylase: MQSFEPVATLEQRLPQDLKPLATLAFNYWWTWSGQQLRLFSTIDHQLWEECHHNPVLFLQKVCRERLDEVATDPDYVQMVQTLMVRFRQYMQPRDCVLAPRISPERPVAYFCAEFGLHESLPIYSGGLGILAGDHLKSASDLALPMVGVGLLYRQGYFRQRLNRQGWQEDYYIDNQFTELPLELMRSPTGQPLTVTVEIRGRRVVAQIWRVRVGRTDLYLMDSDVPENDPIDRWLTGHLYGGNQETRIAQEILLGIGGVRLLQTLGLEPGVYHLNEGHAAFALLEVARMEMARTGQSFYAVEAQVRQKCVFTTHTPVPAGHDAFSPDLMDSFFASYWPELQLSREQFLALGARRLGDPWEPFNMTVLALRLTRAANGVSQLHGEVSRQMWSILYPERPVAQVPIGAITNGVHAQTWTAPLISELFRTYVHPEWETHLPDPELWERVSEIPDRELWQRHQTLKQRLISYTRTRVLHSREQRGETPAQLEAIAHWLDPQVLTIGFARRFSPYKRGHLIIRDPARAKRLLTNPQRPVQLIFAGKAHPADEEGKRIIQRLMEWCHDPEVQQRVAFIEDYDMHTARCLVQGVDLWLNNPRRPLEASGTSGQKVCFNGGINFSVLDGWWCEGYQAGVNGWAIGEDLHTSNQELQDQLDSESLYRLLETEIVPMYYDRDGEGLPRQWLQRMKASIRTNAPRFNTARMLQDYIDQIYAPSPELALSRG, from the coding sequence ATGCAATCTTTTGAGCCAGTTGCGACCTTGGAACAGCGTTTGCCCCAAGACTTAAAGCCCTTGGCGACTTTGGCGTTCAATTATTGGTGGACGTGGTCGGGTCAGCAGTTGCGACTTTTTAGCACGATTGACCATCAACTCTGGGAGGAGTGTCACCACAATCCGGTGCTGTTTTTGCAAAAGGTGTGCCGGGAGCGGTTGGATGAGGTGGCGACGGACCCGGACTATGTGCAGATGGTGCAAACCCTGATGGTGCGGTTCCGGCAGTATATGCAACCCCGGGATTGTGTCTTAGCTCCCCGGATCAGCCCGGAGCGTCCGGTAGCCTATTTTTGTGCGGAATTTGGCTTGCACGAGTCCCTGCCGATCTATTCCGGGGGGTTGGGGATTTTGGCGGGGGACCACCTCAAGTCGGCTTCGGATTTGGCTTTGCCGATGGTGGGGGTGGGGTTGCTCTACCGGCAGGGCTATTTTCGCCAACGGTTGAACCGGCAGGGTTGGCAGGAGGATTATTACATTGACAATCAGTTTACCGAATTGCCCCTGGAATTGATGCGCTCCCCGACGGGGCAACCCCTGACCGTGACGGTGGAGATTCGGGGGCGCCGGGTGGTGGCGCAAATCTGGCGGGTGCGGGTGGGACGCACTGACCTCTATCTGATGGATTCGGATGTGCCGGAGAATGACCCGATTGACCGCTGGTTGACCGGGCATTTGTACGGGGGGAACCAGGAGACCCGGATTGCCCAGGAAATTTTGCTGGGGATTGGCGGGGTGCGATTGCTACAAACCCTAGGGCTGGAGCCGGGGGTGTACCACCTGAATGAGGGTCATGCCGCCTTTGCCCTGTTGGAGGTAGCCAGGATGGAAATGGCACGCACGGGGCAGTCCTTTTATGCGGTGGAAGCGCAGGTGCGGCAAAAATGTGTGTTTACCACCCATACGCCGGTGCCAGCGGGGCATGATGCGTTTTCGCCGGATTTGATGGATTCGTTTTTTGCCAGCTATTGGCCCGAGTTGCAGTTGTCCCGGGAGCAGTTTTTGGCGCTGGGTGCCCGCCGGTTGGGGGACCCCTGGGAGCCGTTTAATATGACGGTGCTGGCGTTGCGCTTGACCCGGGCGGCGAATGGGGTGAGCCAATTGCATGGGGAGGTGTCCCGGCAGATGTGGTCCATCCTGTATCCAGAGCGACCGGTGGCGCAGGTGCCGATTGGGGCAATTACCAACGGGGTACACGCCCAGACTTGGACAGCGCCCCTGATCAGCGAATTGTTCCGTACCTATGTGCATCCCGAGTGGGAAACCCACCTGCCGGACCCGGAACTGTGGGAGCGGGTGAGCGAGATTCCCGACCGGGAACTGTGGCAGCGGCACCAAACCCTGAAACAACGGCTGATTAGTTATACCCGCACCCGGGTGTTGCACAGTCGGGAACAGCGGGGGGAAACTCCGGCGCAGTTGGAGGCGATTGCCCATTGGCTTGACCCGCAGGTGTTGACCATTGGCTTTGCCCGTCGGTTTAGCCCCTACAAGCGGGGGCATTTGATCATCCGTGACCCGGCGCGGGCGAAACGGTTGCTCACGAACCCACAACGCCCGGTGCAATTGATTTTTGCCGGGAAAGCCCACCCCGCCGATGAGGAGGGCAAACGGATTATCCAACGGCTGATGGAATGGTGCCATGACCCGGAGGTGCAACAGCGGGTGGCGTTTATCGAGGACTACGATATGCACACGGCGCGCTGTTTGGTGCAGGGGGTGGATTTGTGGCTGAATAATCCCCGCCGTCCCCTGGAGGCTTCGGGCACCAGCGGTCAAAAGGTCTGTTTCAACGGGGGGATCAATTTCAGCGTGTTAGACGGTTGGTGGTGCGAGGGCTACCAAGCGGGGGTGAATGGCTGGGCGATTGGGGAGGATTTGCACACCAGTAACCAGGAATTGCAGGACCAACTGGACAGCGAGTCCCTGTACCGTTTGCTGGAAACGGAAATTGTCCCCATGTACTACGACCGGGATGGGGAGGGTTTGCCCCGGCAATGGTTGCAACGGATGAAGGCTTCCATTCGCACCAATGCGCCCCGGTTCAATACCGCCCGGATGCTCCAGGACTATATTGACCAAATCTATGCCCCCAGCCCGGAATTGGCTCTGAGCAGGGGGTAA
- a CDS encoding Tab2/Atab2 family RNA-binding protein, producing the protein MARVIWEVDFYSRPVLDDQGKKLWELLLCDPQGTECFAQPCPPDQVNSQWLRSALAPWVRDNAITHLRSFRAPMLPMLTRACEGLQVTVLPSRRVVALAHWLNQRWRTVYSQMPGFQPLAAPPPVGVPMTPQPLPEALRGQKWAWGNLLWGDICQEGSEWANFGELLPWQYISLPDNTVIPGLIIYSPRAQALAAWMSGWELAQVQVEGQRVILETGIEERWLFAAQNFGAGDFQTAQTHAQGVHFLAIQTDPDADTLAGFWLMQSLALE; encoded by the coding sequence ATGGCCCGGGTGATTTGGGAGGTGGATTTTTATTCCCGCCCGGTGCTGGATGACCAGGGCAAAAAACTCTGGGAACTGCTCCTGTGCGACCCCCAGGGGACGGAGTGTTTTGCCCAACCCTGCCCCCCGGATCAGGTGAATAGCCAATGGTTGCGGTCTGCCCTGGCTCCCTGGGTGCGGGACAATGCCATTACCCACCTGCGCTCGTTTCGTGCCCCCATGCTCCCCATGCTCACCCGGGCCTGCGAGGGACTACAGGTGACGGTCCTGCCCAGTCGGCGGGTGGTGGCTTTGGCCCATTGGCTCAACCAGCGTTGGCGGACGGTTTACAGTCAAATGCCGGGCTTTCAACCCCTGGCCGCTCCCCCGCCCGTCGGGGTACCCATGACCCCCCAACCCCTGCCGGAAGCCCTACGGGGGCAGAAATGGGCGTGGGGAAATCTGTTGTGGGGGGATATTTGCCAGGAGGGAAGCGAGTGGGCAAACTTTGGGGAGTTATTACCTTGGCAATACATTTCCCTGCCTGATAACACGGTGATTCCTGGGTTAATTATCTATTCGCCTCGTGCCCAAGCCCTGGCCGCCTGGATGAGTGGCTGGGAATTGGCGCAGGTGCAGGTGGAGGGACAGCGGGTGATTTTGGAAACGGGAATTGAGGAGCGGTGGTTGTTTGCCGCCCAAAATTTCGGGGCAGGGGATTTTCAAACCGCCCAAACCCACGCCCAGGGGGTGCATTTCCTCGCCATTCAAACCGACCCAGACGCAGACACGCTGGCGGGTTTTTGGTTGATGCAGTCCCTGGCTTTGGAGTAA
- the phoU gene encoding phosphate signaling complex protein PhoU → MTATPSPANSASFRRQVRQLEQNVLRMGALVEHSFRLCHQALFHRNLGAAEEIPLMDQQIDRFYRQIEVDCLRMMTLPPLEAQDTRMLGAFMQLVRDLERIGDYAEDLGEIAIRLFPYPVHECLPDIQAMSTHSQRMLATSLVALADLDATVGQYIKEMDEVVDELYAKVYRRLAETPLQAVATPEQYPSRLEPYLLLALAIRHLERMADHATNIGQRVAFIITGQR, encoded by the coding sequence TTGACAGCGACCCCCTCCCCGGCTAACAGTGCTTCATTTCGGCGGCAGGTACGCCAATTGGAGCAAAATGTACTCCGTATGGGGGCATTGGTGGAGCATTCCTTTCGACTTTGCCATCAAGCCCTATTTCATCGGAATTTGGGAGCCGCCGAGGAAATTCCCCTGATGGACCAGCAGATTGACCGCTTTTACCGCCAGATCGAGGTGGACTGTCTGCGGATGATGACCTTGCCCCCTCTGGAAGCCCAGGATACCCGGATGTTGGGGGCATTTATGCAATTGGTGCGGGATTTGGAGCGGATTGGCGACTACGCCGAAGACCTGGGGGAAATTGCCATTCGCCTGTTCCCCTACCCGGTGCATGAATGTTTACCGGACATCCAAGCCATGTCCACCCACTCCCAGCGGATGTTGGCGACCAGTCTGGTGGCGCTGGCGGATTTGGATGCCACGGTCGGGCAGTACATCAAGGAAATGGACGAGGTGGTGGATGAACTGTACGCCAAGGTGTATCGGCGGTTGGCGGAAACCCCTTTGCAGGCGGTGGCAACCCCGGAGCAGTACCCCTCCCGCTTGGAACCCTATCTCCTGCTGGCTTTAGCAATCCGCCATTTGGAACGGATGGCCGACCATGCCACGAATATCGGGCAACGGGTGGCATTTATCATCACTGGCCAGCGTTAA
- the panB gene encoding 3-methyl-2-oxobutanoate hydroxymethyltransferase, which yields MVRTVLTLQTYKQQHRKIVAVTAWDYLLAEILDQAGVDMILVGDSLGMVALGYETTLPVTLAEMIHHAKAVRRGVTSAFLVVDLPFLSYHISPEQALQNAGRMLKEAGVQAVKLEGGNPALVTTVGRLVQAGIPVMGHLGLLPQAVHRLGGYRQQGTTPDTAAQLLEQALALQEAGIFALLLEHIPAALARDLTQKLTIPTIGIGAGADCDGQILVTADLLGLTAHPPPFAPAYANLRAQITQAVAAYSQAVRGATLP from the coding sequence ATGGTTCGCACCGTATTGACATTACAAACGTACAAACAACAGCACCGCAAAATCGTGGCGGTGACCGCTTGGGATTACCTGTTGGCGGAAATTTTAGACCAGGCGGGGGTAGATATGATCCTGGTGGGGGACTCCCTGGGAATGGTGGCGTTGGGGTATGAAACCACCCTGCCAGTCACCTTAGCGGAGATGATCCACCACGCCAAGGCGGTGCGGCGGGGGGTCACGTCGGCGTTTCTGGTGGTTGATTTGCCCTTTTTGAGCTATCACATCAGCCCAGAACAGGCACTTCAGAATGCGGGGCGAATGCTCAAGGAAGCGGGGGTGCAGGCGGTGAAACTGGAAGGGGGGAACCCGGCGCTGGTGACAACGGTGGGGCGGCTGGTGCAGGCGGGGATTCCGGTGATGGGCCATCTGGGCTTACTGCCCCAGGCGGTGCATCGGTTGGGGGGCTACCGGCAACAGGGCACCACCCCAGACACTGCGGCCCAACTGCTAGAGCAAGCCCTGGCGCTCCAGGAGGCGGGGATTTTTGCCCTCTTACTCGAACACATCCCGGCGGCATTGGCCCGGGACCTGACCCAAAAATTAACGATTCCCACCATCGGCATCGGGGCGGGCGCAGACTGCGATGGACAAATTTTGGTCACGGCGGACCTGTTGGGGTTAACCGCCCATCCCCCCCCCTTTGCCCCAGCCTACGCCAATCTTCGGGCGCAGATCACCCAAGCGGTGGCCGCCTACAGCCAAGCGGTGCGGGGAGCAACGTTGCCCTAG
- a CDS encoding chorismate lyase, protein MSLVSVVPWFRLDCVWEGEEADVPPGMLSPWWRLLLLSDGSLTRHLHFITGQEVSVQVIDMAPVGWLREDAPAELSQIPGPWVRRQVWLQTASGERLVYATSWWPAGLVDQYLQNRDWPIWTSLRELRLELYRDIRRLYYGHSEVLAREFASPDPFWGRHYLFWHQGRPLTLIYEVLSSRLSRYLGVSGAAEELLNLRP, encoded by the coding sequence ATGTCCTTGGTTTCGGTTGTCCCCTGGTTCCGGTTGGATTGTGTTTGGGAGGGGGAGGAGGCGGATGTACCGCCGGGGATGCTGTCCCCTTGGTGGCGGTTGCTCCTGCTCAGTGATGGTTCCTTGACCCGGCATTTGCACTTTATCACCGGGCAGGAGGTGTCGGTGCAGGTGATTGACATGGCACCGGTGGGGTGGTTGCGGGAGGATGCCCCGGCAGAACTGAGCCAAATCCCAGGGCCTTGGGTGCGGCGGCAGGTGTGGTTGCAAACCGCCAGCGGGGAACGCTTGGTCTATGCCACCTCCTGGTGGCCGGCGGGGTTGGTGGATCAGTATTTACAAAACCGGGATTGGCCGATTTGGACCAGTCTGCGGGAGTTGCGCCTGGAACTGTACCGGGACATTCGCCGCCTGTACTATGGGCATTCGGAGGTCTTGGCCCGGGAATTTGCCAGCCCTGACCCGTTTTGGGGGCGGCATTATCTGTTTTGGCACCAGGGGCGGCCCTTGACTTTGATCTATGAGGTGTTGTCCTCCCGGTTGAGCCGCTATCTGGGGGTCTCAGGTGCCGCCGAAGAACTGCTCAATCTGCGCCCGTAG
- a CDS encoding TerB family tellurite resistance protein, translating to MSPEQELLLQILAAVAWSDGRLTRQEIRLLLDQLVPEFAGQDGVNQDHLWSELYDRLFAYYDLEELLQKSPPDHHREWLLRLSYLLIQAGASPGETAIVPAEQRAYRRLVEWLNLPPEVVDQIEQTAQADVIFHQGQPLAALRAQIEQFFGGT from the coding sequence ATGTCCCCTGAACAGGAATTGTTATTACAAATTTTAGCCGCCGTGGCCTGGAGTGATGGCCGTCTCACCCGCCAGGAAATTCGCCTGCTGTTGGACCAACTGGTGCCGGAATTTGCCGGTCAGGATGGGGTCAACCAGGATCACCTGTGGAGCGAACTTTACGACCGCCTGTTTGCCTACTACGACCTGGAGGAATTGCTCCAAAAATCCCCCCCCGACCATCACCGGGAGTGGCTGTTGCGGCTGAGCTATTTACTCATCCAAGCCGGTGCCAGCCCTGGGGAAACCGCCATTGTCCCCGCTGAGCAGAGGGCGTACCGCCGCCTCGTAGAATGGTTAAACCTGCCCCCTGAGGTGGTGGATCAAATTGAACAGACCGCCCAAGCGGATGTGATTTTCCATCAGGGGCAACCCCTAGCGGCACTACGGGCGCAGATTGAGCAGTTCTTCGGCGGCACCTGA
- a CDS encoding polysaccharide deacetylase family protein, translating into MVAQRWPELAGQGDIHRVQRVVHSVLGKGVVRAVYVQHPPVLQVELTWAGQAFTPQQQGRLARRLGRLVGRGSFGFAQIHLRVAQETAQVLWQTEIVVPQRRFAWALPLGLVLAVSGLGWGWHRFHHAHAQQSPESEAVAPVEPQPVVPPVPWEWGVRRVMDRQFLPETLGRKGVRLPAGTAVYAVRIEPGVGGRPAYRFYEAGLGAFSQRFWPASTVKILPAVAALEWAYTQGFTSQATVELPRMRDRLERIIDRSIRESSNLDYDLTVQLVGLDWLNQKFLTPERGFPTTQVQRGYSGAVNIYASPGLTLREGNRQKYIPPRRSQGGERCPAQGNCANLFEMTEAVRRVVLHGELEPQEQFRISPEDVARLTESLCRAEPSFLAPGARAALGRTPRICHKPGWVLSRDCVDSGVVLAGTERYLLAVAMPAYRAGDNCQGLSQVAQQVLTALRTVPPGGMTHQPNRGLPLQAQLLSRNGVYEVVVRVTGADRVVVWLDQESLGEQTGAGPEYRWLTRITKGGERLLRVQVWQGDQVVAYQSQKVTLPEPATACTTPPNPVNGRVIYRGPTHTPRVALSFDDGPDAKQTRRILDILHQEGVPATFFVQGRMVRRSPQLLWRMRAEGHEVANHTTNHPTLTALSEARVYQELHTTQDLVCATAGLRPQYFRPPYGSFDRSTIRLAAELGLAVVIWDVDTRDWQHRNPQRIIQTVRDQARAGSIILMHDIYGSTADALAGVIGTLRAKGLELVTVAQLLATPEPPPKPPKP; encoded by the coding sequence ATGGTAGCCCAACGGTGGCCTGAGTTGGCTGGCCAGGGGGATATTCATCGGGTGCAACGGGTGGTGCATTCGGTGCTGGGTAAAGGTGTGGTGCGGGCGGTCTATGTCCAACATCCGCCGGTTTTGCAGGTGGAACTGACCTGGGCGGGGCAGGCGTTCACACCCCAACAACAGGGGCGGTTGGCACGTCGTCTGGGGCGGCTGGTGGGTAGGGGTTCCTTTGGGTTTGCCCAAATCCATCTGCGGGTGGCGCAGGAGACGGCACAGGTGCTTTGGCAGACGGAAATTGTTGTCCCCCAGCGGCGATTTGCCTGGGCGTTACCCCTGGGACTTGTGTTGGCGGTCAGCGGGTTGGGGTGGGGGTGGCACCGTTTCCATCATGCCCACGCTCAGCAATCCCCGGAGTCGGAAGCCGTTGCCCCAGTGGAGCCACAGCCGGTTGTGCCGCCGGTGCCCTGGGAATGGGGGGTGCGACGGGTGATGGATCGGCAGTTTCTCCCCGAAACCCTGGGGCGGAAAGGGGTGCGGTTACCAGCGGGGACAGCGGTGTATGCGGTGCGGATTGAACCGGGGGTGGGTGGGCGGCCGGCCTATCGGTTTTATGAGGCGGGGTTGGGAGCCTTTAGTCAGCGGTTTTGGCCCGCTTCGACGGTGAAAATTTTACCAGCGGTGGCGGCGTTGGAATGGGCCTATACCCAGGGATTTACCAGCCAAGCGACGGTGGAATTGCCCCGGATGCGGGACCGGCTGGAGCGGATCATTGACCGTTCGATTCGGGAAAGTTCCAATTTGGACTATGACCTGACGGTGCAATTGGTGGGGCTGGATTGGCTGAATCAAAAATTTCTCACCCCAGAGCGGGGGTTTCCCACTACTCAGGTGCAACGGGGGTACAGTGGGGCGGTGAATATCTATGCCAGTCCGGGGCTGACCCTGCGGGAGGGGAACCGGCAAAAGTACATTCCACCCCGGCGTTCTCAAGGGGGTGAGCGATGTCCGGCTCAGGGAAATTGCGCCAATTTGTTTGAAATGACCGAAGCGGTGCGGCGGGTGGTGCTGCATGGGGAGTTGGAGCCACAGGAGCAATTTCGCATTTCCCCAGAGGATGTAGCTCGCTTAACCGAGTCCCTCTGTCGGGCGGAGCCGTCGTTTTTGGCACCGGGGGCGAGGGCGGCGTTGGGGCGTACCCCCCGCATTTGCCACAAACCGGGGTGGGTACTCAGCCGGGACTGCGTGGACAGTGGGGTGGTACTGGCGGGGACGGAACGGTATTTATTGGCGGTGGCGATGCCTGCTTACCGAGCGGGGGACAATTGCCAGGGGTTGTCCCAGGTGGCACAGCAGGTCTTGACCGCCCTGCGGACGGTTCCTCCGGGGGGGATGACCCACCAACCGAATCGGGGTCTGCCACTGCAGGCGCAACTGCTGTCCCGCAATGGGGTGTACGAGGTGGTCGTGCGGGTGACGGGGGCGGACCGGGTGGTGGTCTGGCTGGACCAGGAGTCCTTGGGGGAGCAAACCGGTGCTGGGCCGGAATACCGCTGGCTGACCCGGATTACCAAGGGCGGGGAACGGCTCCTACGGGTACAGGTGTGGCAGGGCGATCAGGTGGTGGCCTACCAGAGTCAAAAAGTGACGCTCCCAGAACCCGCTACTGCCTGCACCACCCCCCCCAACCCAGTCAATGGCCGGGTGATCTACCGGGGACCCACCCACACCCCCCGAGTCGCCCTCTCCTTTGACGATGGCCCGGATGCCAAACAGACCCGGCGGATTCTGGATATTCTCCACCAGGAGGGGGTACCGGCCACCTTTTTTGTCCAGGGACGGATGGTTCGCCGCTCCCCTCAATTGCTCTGGCGGATGCGCGCCGAGGGGCATGAGGTCGCCAACCACACCACCAACCACCCGACCTTGACCGCCCTGAGCGAGGCCAGGGTATATCAGGAACTTCACACCACCCAGGATTTGGTCTGCGCAACGGCGGGGCTACGTCCCCAGTATTTTCGACCCCCCTACGGCAGTTTTGACCGCAGTACCATCCGTTTGGCCGCCGAATTGGGGCTGGCTGTGGTGATCTGGGACGTGGATACCCGGGATTGGCAACACCGCAACCCCCAACGGATTATCCAGACGGTGCGGGATCAGGCCCGGGCTGGCTCGATTATCCTCATGCACGACATTTACGGCAGTACCGCCGATGCCCTAGCGGGGGTGATTGGTACCCTGCGTGCCAAGGGCTTAGAATTGGTTACCGTCGCCCAACTGCTGGCGACACCAGAACCTCCACCCAAACCCCCGAAACCCTGA
- the pyrE gene encoding orotate phosphoribosyltransferase gives MSPNPRQDLLELITGLAYQEGDFVLSSGVKSSYYINCKTVTLHPQGAYLVGHLCRALLSPDTVAVGGLTLGADPMVTAISLVSATTPQPVSGLIIRKEPKGHGARSQIEGPLPPAGSQVTAVEDVVTTGQSLGLAVQVLRAAGYQVSAGITLVDRLEGGQAYLAAMGVRLTALFTLSDIQAHYRRG, from the coding sequence ATGTCCCCCAACCCCCGCCAAGACCTGCTGGAACTGATTACCGGGTTAGCCTATCAGGAAGGGGACTTTGTACTCAGTTCTGGGGTGAAAAGTTCCTACTACATCAACTGCAAGACCGTCACCCTCCATCCCCAGGGGGCTTATCTGGTGGGGCACCTGTGCCGAGCCTTACTTAGCCCGGATACGGTAGCGGTGGGGGGCTTGACCCTGGGTGCCGACCCAATGGTGACCGCCATCAGTTTGGTTTCCGCCACCACCCCCCAACCCGTCAGTGGTCTGATTATCCGCAAGGAACCCAAGGGACACGGGGCACGCAGTCAAATCGAAGGTCCCCTACCGCCAGCGGGGAGCCAAGTTACGGCGGTGGAAGATGTGGTGACGACCGGGCAATCCTTGGGGTTGGCGGTGCAGGTGCTACGGGCGGCGGGCTATCAGGTATCCGCAGGAATTACCCTGGTGGATCGCTTGGAGGGGGGGCAGGCGTACTTGGCGGCAATGGGGGTGCGTTTGACCGCCTTATTCACCCTATCTGACATTCAAGCCCATTACCGACGGGGTTAA
- a CDS encoding DUF29 domain-containing protein, with protein sequence MLSNNLYETDFYAWTLEQSKLLKEGNFEYLDITHLVEEIESLGRQERRELESRLGVLIGHLLKWDYQPEKRSKSWRATIREQRRSAQKLLLQNPSLKPYLLEIIADAYESGKNLVIGETPLDDSDLPENCPYTFEQLFDPNFPFNSENNGTN encoded by the coding sequence ATGCTATCTAATAATCTGTACGAAACGGATTTCTATGCCTGGACATTGGAGCAGTCCAAGTTGCTCAAGGAAGGAAACTTTGAGTACCTAGATATTACCCATTTGGTGGAGGAAATTGAGTCCTTGGGGAGACAGGAACGCCGAGAATTAGAAAGTCGTTTAGGGGTATTAATTGGGCACTTGCTCAAGTGGGACTACCAGCCGGAAAAGCGTAGCAAAAGTTGGCGGGCAACGATTCGGGAGCAACGGCGGTCAGCCCAGAAACTGCTTCTACAAAACCCTAGTCTTAAACCCTATCTGCTAGAGATCATTGCTGATGCCTATGAATCCGGTAAGAATTTAGTCATCGGTGAAACGCCCTTAGACGATAGTGATTTGCCCGAAAACTGTCCTTACACCTTTGAACAACTATTTGATCCTAATTTTCCCTTTAACTCTGAAAATAACGGCACCAACTAA
- a CDS encoding helix-turn-helix domain-containing protein codes for MDKLNELIKSNCDPRVLKRALAVKMTLQGYTHAQIMEILGVSSGFISKWKQHFVEEGVAGLALKYRGSEGFLSAEEREQVIKWLQAKNSWNIQELESYISEEFNVVFASRTSYYDLLEAAGISWKKSQGTHPHKEKDVQKLEPKTKSN; via the coding sequence ATGGACAAATTAAATGAGCTAATCAAGTCAAACTGTGACCCAAGGGTACTCAAACGGGCACTGGCGGTCAAGATGACCTTGCAGGGGTACACCCATGCGCAAATTATGGAAATTCTCGGTGTATCTTCTGGATTTATCAGTAAATGGAAACAGCATTTTGTGGAAGAAGGAGTAGCGGGTTTAGCATTAAAATATCGTGGTTCAGAAGGTTTTTTGTCCGCCGAGGAACGGGAGCAAGTGATTAAGTGGCTACAGGCAAAAAACTCTTGGAATATCCAGGAATTGGAATCTTATATTTCCGAAGAATTTAATGTGGTTTTTGCTTCCCGTACCAGTTACTATGATTTGCTTGAAGCGGCTGGAATTAGTTGGAAAAAATCCCAGGGCACCCATCCCCACAAAGAAAAAGACGTGCAGAAATTAGAACCAAAAACAAAAAGTAATTAA
- a CDS encoding DUF3143 domain-containing protein: MNRWPPPDTPLYNHSLATIEDWLETLGARRDEQELHRWSLQRGAWQAELSLEIEELQVRYLGAAAGRDLVQNFKYALSRQEMEAAILRGPFGDAPATRLD, encoded by the coding sequence ATGAATCGTTGGCCGCCCCCGGACACGCCTTTGTACAATCATTCCCTTGCCACGATTGAAGACTGGTTGGAGACTTTGGGGGCACGGCGGGATGAACAGGAATTGCATCGGTGGTCCTTACAGCGGGGGGCGTGGCAGGCGGAGTTGTCCCTGGAAATTGAGGAATTGCAGGTGCGGTATTTGGGAGCGGCGGCGGGACGAGACCTGGTGCAAAATTTCAAATATGCCCTGAGCCGTCAGGAGATGGAAGCGGCTATTTTGCGGGGGCCGTTTGGGGATGCCCCAGCTACCAGATTGGATTAA